The following are encoded together in the Flavobacterium sp. TR2 genome:
- the cysM gene encoding cysteine synthase CysM, producing the protein MNSHKLLNLIGNTPLMETVNLVKNKNVKLLLKLEGNNPGGSVKDRAAYNMIASALERGDIKKGDKLIEATSGNTGIALAMIAQLFGIEIELVLPEDSTKERTQTMRAYGATVILTPASEGIIGSRDYADKKVAQGGYLMLNQFANDDNWKAHYKTTGPEIWNDTDGTVTHFVSAMGTTGTIIGTSTYLKEKNPNVQIIGAQPSDGSQIPGIRKWPQEYLPKIFDASKVDTVIDVSEEEARAMTKRLALEEGVFAGMSSGGSVAVALKIAEQLESGVLVAVICDRGDRYLSSDLFD; encoded by the coding sequence ATGAATTCACATAAATTATTAAACCTAATTGGCAATACTCCGCTAATGGAAACGGTCAATCTAGTTAAAAATAAAAATGTAAAACTTTTACTGAAACTGGAAGGAAATAATCCGGGAGGAAGTGTAAAAGACAGGGCTGCATACAATATGATTGCTTCTGCATTAGAAAGAGGCGACATCAAAAAAGGCGATAAATTGATTGAAGCAACCAGCGGAAACACTGGAATTGCTTTAGCAATGATCGCGCAGCTTTTTGGCATCGAGATCGAATTGGTTTTGCCAGAAGACTCAACCAAAGAACGCACTCAGACCATGCGTGCTTATGGCGCGACAGTGATCCTTACGCCTGCGAGCGAAGGAATTATTGGCTCTAGAGATTATGCCGATAAAAAAGTGGCGCAAGGCGGATATTTGATGCTAAATCAGTTTGCCAATGATGACAACTGGAAAGCACACTACAAAACAACAGGGCCTGAAATATGGAATGATACTGACGGAACAGTAACCCATTTTGTTTCTGCTATGGGAACAACTGGAACCATTATTGGAACTTCGACTTACTTGAAAGAAAAGAATCCAAATGTTCAGATTATTGGTGCACAGCCTAGTGATGGTTCGCAGATTCCAGGTATCCGTAAATGGCCGCAAGAATATCTTCCAAAAATATTTGATGCTTCTAAAGTGGATACGGTTATCGATGTAAGCGAAGAAGAAGCACGCGCCATGACCAAAAGACTAGCGCTTGAAGAAGGCGTTTTTGCTGGAATGAGCAGCGGCGGTTCTGTAGCTGTTGCCCTTAAAATTGCAGAACAACTAGAATCTGGAGTTTTAGTTGCCGTAATCTGCGATAGAGGCGATCGCTATTTGTCTTCGGATTTGTTTGATTAA
- a CDS encoding cysteine desulfurase family protein, whose product MKKVYLDNASTTAMRPEVIQEMTKIMLEDYGNPSSTHSFGRNGKTILELSRKSIAKHLNCTAQEIIFTSGGTESDNWILRSAVEDLKVERIITSKIEHHAVLHTVWALQEEYGIQVDYVTVNADGSLDLTHLSNLLAEEQKTLVSLMHINNETGTVLDLERVSLICKQYNALFHSDTVQSVGKTEIDLQKAPVDFILASAHKFHGPKGIGFAFIRKNSGLQPLLFGGEQEKGLRAGTEAVHQIAGMAKALALSYEKLDEERAYILGLKNYLIEQLEIHFPDFRINGKKDDFYNIINIILPFSSDKTSMLLFSLDMKGIAVSRGSACQSGSIKPSHVLNEMLSETDLKLPNLRISFSHYNTKEDIDWLIESLKTV is encoded by the coding sequence ATGAAAAAAGTATATCTAGATAATGCCTCGACAACAGCAATGCGTCCTGAAGTAATTCAGGAAATGACGAAAATAATGCTTGAGGATTACGGAAATCCGTCGTCTACACATAGTTTTGGGCGAAACGGCAAAACAATTTTAGAACTTTCAAGAAAGAGTATTGCCAAACACCTAAATTGCACTGCTCAGGAAATTATTTTCACTTCTGGCGGGACTGAATCCGACAACTGGATTTTGCGCTCTGCTGTTGAAGATTTGAAAGTCGAAAGAATCATTACCTCTAAAATAGAACATCATGCTGTTCTGCATACCGTGTGGGCATTGCAGGAAGAATACGGCATTCAGGTTGATTATGTTACGGTAAATGCAGACGGAAGCTTAGACTTAACGCATTTGTCTAATTTATTGGCTGAGGAACAAAAGACTTTGGTTAGCTTGATGCATATAAATAACGAAACAGGAACTGTTTTAGATTTGGAGCGCGTAAGTTTGATTTGCAAGCAGTATAATGCTTTGTTTCATTCAGATACTGTCCAGTCTGTAGGGAAGACAGAAATCGACCTTCAAAAGGCTCCTGTTGATTTTATTTTGGCCAGTGCGCATAAATTTCACGGACCAAAAGGAATTGGATTTGCTTTTATCCGAAAAAATTCTGGTTTGCAGCCATTGCTTTTTGGCGGTGAGCAAGAAAAAGGCCTTCGCGCAGGAACCGAAGCCGTGCATCAGATTGCTGGAATGGCAAAAGCTTTGGCTCTTTCGTATGAAAAACTGGATGAGGAAAGAGCTTATATCTTAGGATTAAAAAATTATCTGATAGAGCAATTGGAAATTCATTTTCCGGATTTTAGAATCAACGGAAAGAAAGATGATTTTTATAATATCATCAATATCATTTTGCCATTTTCATCAGACAAAACTTCAATGCTGCTTTTTAGTTTGGATATGAAAGGAATTGCAGTTTCTAGAGGAAGCGCCTGCCAGTCTGGAAGCATAAAGCCTTCTCATGTCTTAAATGAAATGCTTTCGGAGACCGATTTGAAATTGCCAAATCTCCGAATTTCATTTAGCCATTATAATACCAAAGAAGATATCGATTGGCTGATTGAGAGTTTGAAAACGGTCTAA
- a CDS encoding DUF6452 family protein has protein sequence MKKLISLLLLFTFGLSSCEKDDICDANTPTTPRLVITFYDISNPTKTRNVSNLKVIGEGMDQGIVFNESLAVDDPLRYVTNGSSVMIPLKVNDTTTTFKFIYNSLSETPTTINTDVLKFNYSTQNVYVSRACGFKTTFQLRSTLPVVQTDPDGSIWMTEVDLENPNIEFENETHIKVYF, from the coding sequence ATGAAAAAACTAATCTCTCTTTTACTGCTCTTTACTTTTGGCTTGTCTAGCTGCGAGAAAGACGATATCTGCGACGCCAATACGCCAACTACTCCTAGATTGGTTATTACGTTTTATGATATTTCCAATCCTACGAAAACTAGAAATGTGAGTAACTTAAAAGTTATTGGCGAAGGAATGGATCAGGGAATTGTTTTTAATGAAAGTCTTGCTGTAGATGATCCGTTGAGATATGTAACCAACGGAAGCAGCGTTATGATTCCTTTAAAAGTAAACGACACCACAACAACCTTCAAGTTTATTTACAACTCTTTAAGCGAAACGCCTACAACAATTAATACAGATGTGCTTAAATTTAACTATAGCACACAAAATGTATATGTTTCGAGAGCCTGTGGCTTCAAAACTACTTTTCAGCTAAGAAGCACCTTACCTGTTGTTCAAACTGATCCAGACGGTAGTATCTGGATGACCGAAGTTGATTTAGAAAACCCTAACATTGAATTTGAAAATGAAACACACATTAAAGTTTATTTTTAG
- a CDS encoding aldo/keto reductase, whose product MNYRKLGKTNFTISEISLGTWQVGGKWGSGFDDKKADELLNTAIDNGVNFIDTADVYENGLSETAVGRVVRSRSERIFVATKCGRQINPHVNEGYTPKVLQKFVEESLKRTGLETLDLIQLHCPPTEVYYRPEIFELFDRLKDQGKILNLGVSVEKVEEALKAMEYSNVTTVQIIFNLFRQRPSELFFSEAKKKDIGIIARVPLASGLLTGKFDSKTTFEPQDHRNFNRNGEAFDKGETFSGIDYELGLKAVDELKALFPESKNLAAIALQWILSFNEVSCIIPGASKTEHILSNLSVYDTPKLTSEQIAAMNKIYSDLIKPSVHQLW is encoded by the coding sequence ATGAACTACAGAAAACTAGGAAAAACAAACTTTACGATCTCAGAGATCTCGCTTGGCACTTGGCAGGTTGGCGGAAAATGGGGATCGGGTTTTGATGATAAAAAGGCCGACGAACTTTTGAATACGGCTATTGACAACGGCGTAAACTTTATTGACACTGCGGATGTTTATGAAAATGGATTAAGCGAAACTGCTGTTGGAAGAGTGGTTCGTTCTCGTTCTGAAAGAATTTTTGTTGCCACAAAATGCGGCCGCCAGATAAATCCTCACGTTAATGAAGGATATACTCCGAAAGTACTTCAAAAATTTGTTGAAGAGAGTTTAAAAAGAACTGGTTTAGAAACGCTTGACCTGATTCAGCTGCATTGCCCCCCAACAGAAGTTTATTATCGCCCAGAAATATTCGAACTTTTTGACCGACTAAAAGATCAGGGGAAAATTCTTAATCTTGGAGTAAGCGTTGAAAAAGTTGAGGAGGCATTAAAAGCTATGGAATATTCTAATGTGACCACGGTTCAGATTATTTTCAATCTGTTTCGTCAGCGTCCGTCTGAATTGTTTTTCTCAGAAGCCAAAAAGAAAGACATTGGAATCATCGCAAGAGTTCCGTTGGCTAGCGGGCTTTTAACAGGTAAATTTGATTCAAAAACCACTTTTGAACCTCAGGATCACCGTAATTTTAATCGTAACGGAGAAGCGTTTGATAAAGGTGAGACTTTCTCTGGAATTGATTATGAATTGGGATTAAAGGCGGTTGATGAATTAAAAGCGTTATTTCCTGAATCGAAAAATCTGGCTGCCATTGCCCTTCAGTGGATTTTAAGCTTTAACGAAGTAAGCTGCATTATTCCGGGAGCATCAAAAACAGAGCATATTTTATCTAATTTATCAGTTTATGATACTCCGAAATTAACTTCAGAACAGATTGCAGCCATGAATAAAATCTACAGCGATCTAATCAAGCCATCAGTACATCAGCTTTGGTAG
- a CDS encoding Smr/MutS family protein: protein MLAKGDKVSVLDEAINGTVVSVKNNEVLIETEDGFMMTFLVNELIKIQETSNLMNSIKRINLDEVSKEKAETKPRSFVKEKKEKRDVGVPEFDLHIEKLVPNKRGMSNYDILTLQTETAKRHIEFAIRNRIPKIVFIHGVGEGILKAELDFLLGRYDGIDFQDANYQKYGLGATEVYIRQNNK, encoded by the coding sequence ATGCTGGCAAAAGGAGATAAGGTTTCGGTACTTGACGAAGCCATAAACGGAACGGTAGTTTCGGTTAAAAACAATGAGGTTTTGATTGAAACTGAGGATGGTTTTATGATGACATTTTTAGTCAACGAACTTATTAAAATTCAAGAAACCAGTAATTTAATGAATTCTATTAAAAGAATTAATTTAGATGAAGTTTCAAAAGAGAAAGCCGAAACAAAACCAAGAAGTTTTGTCAAAGAAAAGAAAGAAAAACGGGATGTTGGCGTTCCAGAATTTGATCTGCACATCGAAAAATTGGTTCCTAATAAACGCGGAATGTCAAACTATGATATTTTGACGCTGCAGACAGAAACGGCAAAAAGACACATCGAATTTGCGATCAGAAATCGCATTCCTAAAATTGTTTTTATACATGGTGTCGGAGAAGGAATTTTAAAAGCGGAACTTGATTTTTTGTTAGGCCGTTATGACGGAATTGATTTTCAGGATGCCAATTATCAGAAATATGGTCTAGGAGCCACCGAAGTTTATATAAGGCAAAACAATAAATAA
- a CDS encoding serine O-acetyltransferase — MTKDNIIQNIRALKSHSHINYGIKTKTEDFTEKLFYTLFDSNAALDESIDELEFRFKEIAVLACKKPQNLCESIWDRFLEKLPGVLEKLNQDAEYILENDPASNSIDEVYLGYPGFYAIAIYRLSHELYHLDLLLFSRLMSEYAHRITGTDIHAGADIASPFFIDHATGIVIGETTVIKKHVKIYQGVTLGALSVSKEMKNAKRHPTVEANVCIYANATILGGETVIGKNSIVGGNAWITKSIPEDSIVLNTTTTEVKIKEKK, encoded by the coding sequence GTGACAAAAGACAATATCATACAAAATATAAGAGCTTTAAAGAGCCATTCACACATAAATTACGGCATTAAAACCAAAACGGAAGACTTTACAGAAAAGCTTTTTTATACGCTATTTGATTCGAATGCGGCGCTAGACGAAAGCATTGACGAACTAGAGTTTCGTTTTAAAGAAATTGCTGTTTTGGCCTGCAAAAAGCCTCAAAATTTATGCGAATCTATTTGGGACCGCTTTTTAGAAAAACTTCCTGGAGTTTTAGAAAAGCTAAATCAAGATGCAGAGTATATTCTTGAAAACGATCCCGCTTCAAACAGCATTGATGAAGTGTACTTGGGATATCCGGGATTTTATGCAATCGCTATTTACAGATTGAGCCACGAATTATATCACCTCGATTTATTGCTTTTTTCCCGATTGATGAGCGAATATGCGCATAGAATTACGGGTACAGATATTCACGCAGGAGCCGATATTGCATCGCCGTTTTTTATCGATCACGCAACGGGCATTGTAATTGGAGAGACTACCGTTATTAAAAAACACGTAAAAATCTATCAAGGTGTTACACTTGGCGCTTTGAGCGTAAGCAAAGAAATGAAAAACGCTAAAAGACATCCGACTGTAGAAGCCAATGTCTGCATTTATGCCAACGCCACAATTTTGGGAGGAGAAACTGTAATTGGCAAAAACAGTATTGTTGGAGGAAATGCCTGGATTACAAAATCGATTCCAGAAGATTCTATCGTTTTAAACACCACTACTACTGAAGTTAAAATAAAAGAAAAAAAATAA
- a CDS encoding L-threonylcarbamoyladenylate synthase: MNEEIINAYEVIKNGGIILYPTDTVWGIGCDATNAEAVAKIYKLKQRAETQSMIVLMNSEKMMYNVFKDIPEVAWQIMDLSEKPTTLILDDARNVAPNIIAADKSLGVRLVKEPFCYKLMERMKKPLVSTSANISGQPTPQSFKDISPEIINGVDYVVKLNQDKVNGKSSTIIKLTKDSQVKVIRK; encoded by the coding sequence ATGAACGAAGAAATCATCAACGCATACGAAGTAATTAAAAATGGAGGCATAATCTTGTACCCGACAGACACTGTTTGGGGAATTGGATGCGATGCCACAAATGCAGAAGCTGTTGCTAAAATCTACAAACTAAAACAACGCGCAGAAACTCAAAGCATGATTGTTTTAATGAACAGCGAAAAAATGATGTACAACGTTTTTAAGGACATTCCAGAAGTTGCATGGCAGATTATGGATTTATCTGAAAAACCAACTACTCTGATTCTTGACGATGCCAGAAACGTGGCGCCAAATATTATTGCCGCAGACAAATCTTTGGGAGTTAGGTTAGTAAAAGAACCTTTCTGCTACAAATTGATGGAAAGAATGAAAAAACCTTTGGTCTCTACTTCTGCAAATATTTCAGGACAGCCAACACCGCAAAGTTTCAAAGACATCAGCCCAGAAATCATCAATGGCGTAGATTATGTGGTAAAATTAAACCAAGACAAAGTCAACGGAAAATCTTCGACGATTATCAAGTTAACCAAAGATTCTCAGGTAAAAGTTATTCGTAAGTAG
- a CDS encoding sensor histidine kinase → MKLYHKLSQIGFLKKSYAFKFLFVAFIGIHIPLIGILFFVLFFEHEVSSASILVFSLIMTLLATAVTLLVLNKLIRPIATASKALDDYRNSRKLSALPTEYTDEAGLLLCNIQESINEAENFINEKQDLIYMLSHDLKNFAGNPQGLAQLIISENPSESVKNLAELICESTDLQFRYIENFIKLLKEQDKIEKTNQEARIISFSNILPFINEQVEQRLLDKNIRLDVILESSEAKLKIDEGLLIQVLVNLISNAVKFSYFESEIKVRIFSENSKLIVTVRDKGIGFDKNQIEELFKKFTKMSRLGTASEGSTGIGLYLCKKIIERNKGRLTASSEGKNKGAEFRVEFDI, encoded by the coding sequence ATGAAGTTGTATCATAAACTCTCGCAAATCGGTTTCCTAAAAAAAAGTTATGCTTTTAAATTTCTATTTGTCGCTTTTATCGGCATCCATATTCCTTTAATTGGGATTCTGTTTTTTGTTTTATTTTTTGAACATGAAGTTTCATCGGCTTCCATTCTTGTTTTTTCTTTGATCATGACATTGCTGGCAACTGCCGTAACACTTTTGGTTTTAAACAAGCTTATCAGACCAATTGCAACAGCTTCAAAAGCTTTAGATGACTACAGAAATTCGAGAAAATTGTCTGCCCTCCCAACAGAATATACTGATGAAGCGGGACTGCTTTTGTGCAACATACAGGAATCTATCAATGAAGCTGAGAACTTTATTAATGAAAAGCAGGATTTGATCTATATGCTTTCGCACGATTTGAAGAATTTTGCTGGAAATCCGCAAGGCTTGGCTCAATTGATTATAAGCGAAAATCCATCAGAATCGGTTAAAAACCTTGCCGAATTAATTTGCGAATCAACTGATCTTCAGTTTAGGTATATCGAAAATTTTATCAAGCTGCTGAAGGAACAGGACAAAATAGAAAAAACAAATCAAGAGGCTAGAATAATTTCGTTTTCTAATATTCTTCCTTTTATAAATGAACAAGTCGAGCAGCGCTTATTGGATAAAAATATAAGGCTGGATGTGATTTTAGAATCTTCAGAAGCCAAACTGAAAATAGACGAGGGACTTTTGATTCAGGTTTTGGTAAATCTAATCAGTAACGCAGTTAAGTTTTCTTATTTTGAAAGTGAAATAAAAGTTAGAATCTTTTCAGAAAATTCAAAATTGATCGTAACGGTAAGGGACAAAGGGATAGGCTTTGATAAAAACCAGATTGAAGAATTATTTAAAAAATTCACTAAAATGAGCCGACTTGGAACTGCAAGTGAAGGTTCGACGGGAATTGGGCTTTATTTGTGCAAAAAGATCATTGAAAGAAATAAAGGACGATTGACCGCATCGAGCGAAGGAAAGAATAAAGGTGCAGAATTCAGGGTTGAATTTGACATATAA
- a CDS encoding acyltransferase family protein produces MTSTFFICFLLILLALVISVILTNKIVKIDLQEIRYPEIDGLRGYLAFFVFLHHSYIWRFFLKNGKWEEPKANLFNHFGQTTVAFFFVITAFLFTLKLIHSKNKTIDWRGYITARVYRLFPAYLFSVGIIFFIAGYLTDFKPQVPFSENAVSILSWIFFNVKKGLNINGLEDSFLLNAGVTWTLPYEWAFYFLLPLIALFFKIKVNYKTLLLFTASAALVMVINGASLRHFLPFIGGIIAALVINKGTFSTVLKQKKYTLLAIFLLACSVYFFNSGRKPIPIIITTIAFIIIASGNNFFGILSSAFSRKFGQITYSIYLLHGILLFVLFNFVIGFERAKNLTEFEFWSIIALSVFPLILISQLTFKYIEHPLMEMAKLKLKSASTKS; encoded by the coding sequence ATGACGTCCACTTTCTTTATTTGTTTTTTACTCATTCTATTAGCTTTAGTTATTTCGGTAATATTGACCAATAAAATAGTAAAAATCGATCTGCAAGAAATTCGTTATCCTGAAATTGACGGATTAAGAGGGTATCTCGCATTTTTTGTCTTTTTGCATCATAGCTATATTTGGCGTTTTTTCCTTAAAAATGGCAAATGGGAAGAACCTAAGGCAAATTTGTTTAATCATTTTGGGCAAACTACCGTTGCTTTTTTCTTTGTGATTACTGCTTTTTTATTCACTTTAAAATTAATACATAGCAAAAACAAAACAATCGATTGGAGGGGCTACATCACTGCACGCGTGTACAGACTTTTTCCTGCATATCTTTTTTCTGTTGGAATTATATTTTTTATTGCCGGCTATCTGACTGATTTCAAACCACAAGTTCCTTTTTCAGAAAATGCAGTAAGCATACTTTCATGGATCTTTTTCAACGTTAAAAAAGGGCTAAACATTAATGGTTTAGAAGATAGTTTCCTGCTAAATGCCGGCGTAACATGGACACTGCCTTACGAATGGGCTTTTTATTTTTTATTGCCTCTTATCGCTTTATTTTTTAAAATCAAGGTAAATTACAAAACTTTGCTATTATTTACAGCTTCAGCTGCTCTTGTAATGGTTATAAATGGGGCTTCATTGAGACATTTCTTGCCTTTTATTGGGGGAATTATCGCCGCATTAGTAATCAATAAAGGCACTTTTAGCACGGTTTTAAAACAAAAAAAATATACGCTTCTCGCTATTTTTCTGCTTGCTTGCTCTGTTTACTTCTTTAATAGCGGGAGAAAACCAATTCCGATCATTATCACTACAATTGCATTTATCATAATTGCTTCTGGAAATAACTTTTTCGGGATTCTATCAAGCGCCTTTTCACGAAAATTTGGACAAATAACATATAGCATTTATTTGCTTCACGGCATTTTGCTATTCGTTCTTTTCAATTTCGTTATCGGATTTGAAAGAGCCAAGAATTTGACTGAGTTTGAATTCTGGTCTATCATCGCATTATCTGTTTTTCCGTTAATTCTCATCAGTCAGCTGACATTCAAATACATTGAGCATCCGCTGATGGAAATGGCAAAACTGAAATTAAAATCTGCTTCTACAAAATCATAA
- the rlmD gene encoding 23S rRNA (uracil(1939)-C(5))-methyltransferase RlmD, with protein sequence MGRKNTDKIVFHQIQVLDAGAKGVSVAKAPDGKVIFIPNVVPGDVVDVQTLKKRKAYYEGKAVKFHELSEYRVDPICEHFGVCGGCKWQNMKYSQQLAFKQNEVKNHLQRIGKIELPEFEDILGSEKQFFYRNKMEFSFSNSRWLTEKEIGSTEDLGNRNALGFHIPKMWDKILDINKCHLQEDPSNAIRNEIRAFANEHNLAFFNPREHSGLLRTVMIRTVSTGEIMVLIQFFEDDQENRELILNHLHEKFPQITSLQYVVNGKQNDTIYDQDVVLYKGRDYILEEMEGLKFSINAKSFYQTNSDQAYELYKITRDFAGLTGNETVYDLYTGTGTIAQFVSKKAKKVIGVESVPEAIIDAKANAERNNITNCEFFVGDMKVVFNEAFIAQHGKPDVIITDPPRDGMHKDVVEQILKIAPKRVVYVSCNSATQARDLALMDEKYKVTRVRPVDMFPQTHHVENVVLLELR encoded by the coding sequence ATGGGAAGAAAAAATACAGACAAAATTGTCTTTCATCAAATTCAAGTTCTTGATGCTGGTGCAAAAGGCGTATCAGTAGCCAAAGCACCTGACGGAAAAGTAATCTTTATTCCGAATGTGGTACCTGGAGATGTTGTAGACGTACAGACATTAAAAAAGAGAAAGGCTTATTACGAAGGTAAAGCTGTAAAATTTCACGAATTATCTGAATACAGAGTAGATCCAATCTGCGAACATTTTGGAGTGTGCGGCGGCTGCAAATGGCAGAATATGAAATACAGCCAACAGCTTGCATTCAAACAAAATGAAGTTAAAAACCACTTGCAAAGAATAGGAAAAATTGAACTTCCAGAATTTGAAGATATTTTAGGTTCTGAGAAACAGTTTTTTTATAGAAATAAAATGGAATTTTCTTTTTCTAACAGCCGTTGGCTAACAGAAAAAGAAATTGGAAGCACTGAAGATTTAGGAAATAGAAACGCTCTAGGTTTTCATATTCCGAAAATGTGGGATAAAATTCTAGACATCAACAAATGTCACTTGCAGGAAGATCCTTCAAATGCTATTCGCAACGAAATAAGAGCATTTGCAAACGAGCATAATTTAGCTTTTTTTAATCCGAGAGAACATTCTGGATTATTGAGAACTGTTATGATTCGTACTGTTTCTACTGGAGAAATTATGGTTTTAATTCAGTTTTTTGAAGATGACCAAGAAAACAGAGAATTAATCCTGAACCATTTACACGAGAAATTTCCGCAAATTACTTCATTGCAATATGTGGTAAACGGAAAGCAAAATGATACAATTTACGATCAGGATGTTGTTCTTTACAAAGGAAGAGATTACATCTTGGAAGAAATGGAAGGTTTAAAATTCAGCATTAATGCAAAATCTTTTTACCAGACCAATTCTGATCAAGCTTACGAATTATACAAAATAACTAGAGATTTTGCTGGCCTTACAGGAAACGAGACTGTTTATGATTTATATACAGGAACGGGAACGATTGCTCAGTTCGTTTCTAAAAAAGCAAAAAAAGTAATCGGAGTAGAAAGCGTTCCTGAAGCTATTATTGATGCTAAAGCCAATGCAGAACGCAATAATATTACAAATTGTGAGTTTTTTGTTGGTGACATGAAAGTAGTCTTTAATGAAGCTTTTATAGCACAGCACGGAAAACCTGACGTTATTATTACAGATCCGCCTCGTGACGGAATGCATAAAGATGTTGTGGAGCAAATCTTAAAGATTGCGCCAAAAAGAGTCGTTTATGTAAGCTGTAATTCTGCAACTCAAGCACGTGATTTAGCTTTAATGGACGAAAAATACAAAGTGACGCGTGTGCGACCTGTAGATATGTTCCCGCAGACACATCATGTTGAAAATGTTGTACTTTTAGAACTTCGATAA
- a CDS encoding DUF2752 domain-containing protein — translation MNLEKYMIPCMFKTIFGYDCLGCGFQRSLFLLFQGDFLAAFKMYPAIYTCLLLFIFSAFHFLDKSRNYKKLIWRMAIINLFFMLGGYYFKHFYF, via the coding sequence ATGAATTTAGAGAAATATATGATCCCCTGTATGTTCAAAACCATATTTGGTTATGACTGTTTAGGGTGCGGTTTTCAGCGCTCATTATTCTTACTTTTTCAAGGCGATTTTTTAGCCGCTTTTAAAATGTACCCGGCGATTTATACCTGTCTTCTGCTCTTCATTTTTTCAGCATTTCATTTCTTAGACAAATCGAGAAATTACAAAAAGCTAATCTGGAGAATGGCCATCATAAATCTATTTTTTATGCTTGGCGGCTATTATTTCAAACACTTTTATTTTTAG
- a CDS encoding DUF1003 domain-containing protein yields MKNNQTFKSDISGISFPENEKIYGRAIHDPILGLIKKEYPDFSTEDCISINELNVYRQKYISNYLSSEIGALSAMEKNVISSLKEDKSIVSIVEDEEEIRSIGQKVADKVADFGGSWTFIISFVVFISIWIVANVYIFLNKGFDPYPFILLNLILSCVAALQAPVIMMSQNRQEEKDRNRAKKDYMINLKSELEIRLIHDKIDHLIMHQQQELIEIQKVQIEMMNDILNQIKK; encoded by the coding sequence ATGAAAAACAACCAAACATTTAAAAGTGACATTTCAGGGATTTCTTTTCCTGAAAATGAGAAAATATACGGAAGAGCAATTCATGACCCTATTTTGGGATTAATCAAGAAGGAATATCCTGATTTTAGTACTGAGGACTGCATTTCTATAAATGAATTAAATGTTTACCGCCAAAAATATATTTCAAATTATCTTTCTAGCGAAATTGGAGCGCTTTCTGCGATGGAGAAGAACGTTATTTCTTCACTGAAAGAAGATAAATCGATAGTAAGCATTGTCGAGGATGAAGAAGAAATCAGGAGCATAGGGCAAAAAGTAGCCGATAAAGTAGCTGATTTTGGAGGAAGCTGGACGTTTATCATTTCTTTCGTGGTTTTTATTTCGATTTGGATCGTTGCAAACGTTTATATTTTTTTAAATAAAGGTTTTGACCCGTATCCATTTATTCTCTTAAACCTAATTCTGTCTTGCGTTGCAGCCTTACAGGCGCCTGTTATTATGATGAGCCAAAACCGTCAGGAAGAAAAAGACCGCAATCGAGCTAAAAAAGATTATATGATCAATCTGAAATCAGAATTGGAGATTAGGTTAATTCATGATAAAATTGATCATTTAATTATGCATCAGCAGCAAGAGCTAATCGAAATTCAGAAAGTTCAAATCGAAATGATGAATGATATTTTGAATCAGATTAAAAAATAA